The following proteins come from a genomic window of Ailuropoda melanoleuca isolate Jingjing chromosome 2, ASM200744v2, whole genome shotgun sequence:
- the YIPF1 gene encoding protein YIPF1, producing MVAVKSSNRVDAGGGRTGLQLLSEFGDEATSAANPGATTIHIEGPSESPTHQPGLPRGSGGEEDDELLGNDDSDKTELLAGQKKSSPFWTFEYYQTFFDVDTYQVFDRIKGSVLPIPGKNFVRLYIRSNPDLYGPFWICATLVFAIAISGNLSNFLIHLGEKTYHYVPEFRKVSIAATIIYAYAWLVPLALWGFLMWRNSKVVNIVSYSFLETVCVYGYSLFIYIPTAVLWIIPQKAVRWILVVIALGISGSVLAMTFWPAVREDNRRIALATIVTIVLLHTLLSVGCLAYFFDAPEMDHLPAATVAPNQTVAAAK from the exons ATGGTTGCTGTGAAAAGTAGCAATCGCGTTGATGCCGGAGGTGGCAGAACGG GTCTCCAATTGCTTTCAGAATTTGGTGATGAAGCCACTTCAGCGGCAAACCCAGGTGCCACTACAATACACATCGAGGGTCCTAGTGAAAGCCCGACACACCAACCAGGACTCCCAAGAGGCTCAGGGGGAGAAGAGGACGATGAGTTGCTGGGAAACGATGACTCTGACAAAACTGAG TTACTTGCTGGACAGAAGAAAAGCTCCCCCTTCTGGACGTTTGAATACTATCAAACATTCTTTGATGTAGACACTTACCAG GTCTTTGACAGAATTAAAGGGTCTGTCTTGCCGATACCCGGAAAAAACTTTGTGAGGCTGTATATCCGCAGCAATCCGGATCTTTACG GCCCCTTTTGGATATGTGCCACACTGGTCTTTGCCATAGCGATTAGTGGGAATCTTTCCAACTTCTTAATCCATCTGGGAGAGAAGACATACCATTATGTGCCCGAATTCCGAAAAG TGTCCATAGCGGCCACCATCATCTATGCCTATGCCTGGCTGGTCCCTCTCGCACTCTGGGGTTTCCTCATGTGGAGAAACAGCAAAGTTGTGAACATCGTTTCCTATTCGTTTTTGGAGACCGTGTGCGTCTATGGGTACTCGCTCTTCATTTATATCCCCACAGCA gTACTGTGGATTATCCCCCAGAAGGCTGTTCGTTGGATTCTGGTCGTGATCGCCCTGGGGATCTCAGGCTCTGTCTTGGCAATGACGTTTTGGCCAGCTGTTCGTGAGGATAACCGGCGCATCGCTTTGGCCACAATTGTGACAATTGTGTTGCTTCACACGCTGCTTTCTGTGGGCTGCTTG GCATACTTTTTCGATGCGCCCGAGATGGACCATCTCCCAGCAGCTACCGTTGCTCCAAACCAAACAGTTGCAGCAGCCAAGTAG